A genomic region of Fundulus heteroclitus isolate FHET01 chromosome 24, MU-UCD_Fhet_4.1, whole genome shotgun sequence contains the following coding sequences:
- the LOC110367692 gene encoding zinc finger BED domain-containing protein 1 isoform X1, with product MLQLGRKRRVDIWAHFTYDTKDNKTACKPCGAKISGKNTTNLKRHLQTTHPEIHAKIQKTSDDKNDHGGDKASASVTQQTITTAFLTASKYKMDSKEQLVKEQAIARWIGRTGLPLTTCEDEDFIEMMEIIEKKLTIPKKTKISNLVETEYEHEKDKFKKRLAAARRVSIGLDMWTKKGLTASFLAISACYHCVEQSKPVHILLALEQVAHPHTAQSIKACVDKCMQEWAIPKEKILTVITDNGSNMVAAFKNTTTEETSSEDDSPGSSMESDSEIDDQRYHHVDMEMARTPCVVHTIQLVVHMTQKETTVKRVLDKARSVVRLFRKSSVATQRLLDQCGVIVVNDCPTRWSSTFNMVTRLLTVKDAVCQISNDMGWDSLLTSEWQKLSSLYDLLLPFAEHTKTLQSDTTSMSLVVPALFDLLSHLADFAENTRYRDLATLAEKMRTNLNLRFACLLDSNDEKFSPLAAAACFVNPTVCKILVNIDVADGNIQELLKQAEDYVVKCTSPHTRQEDSGLQESEDDEVVKEPEAAPSSKQPVFRFLSKCRTTRPEQKTSTTSIRQQIIKYKEELSHPITEDTGTDFWLEKSDNFYHSLKPFALDLLAMPASQAFAERVFSITGDLTRGRRNRGRVRLERSAFLKMNRNK from the exons ATGTTACAGCTAGGGCGAAAAAGAAGAGTTGATATCTGGGCACACTTCACATATGACACTAAGGACAACAAGACAGCCTGCAAACCGTGTGGAGCCAAAATATCCGGAAAAAACACCACCAACTTGAAACGGCATTTGCAGACGACTCATCCAGAGATACATGCGAAG ATACAGAAGACGTCTGATGATAAAAATGACCATGGTGGAGATAAAGCTAGTGCTAGTGTAACCCAGCAGACCATCACTACCGCCTTTCTTACTGCTTCTAAGTACAAAATGGATTCAAAGGAGCAATTGGTCAAGGAGCAGGCCATCGCGAGGTGGATTGGACGAACAGGATTACCGCTGACAACATGCGAGGACGAGGACTTTATAGAAATGATGGAGATAATTGAAAAGAAACTAACAATtccaaagaaaactaaaattagCAATTTAGTTGAAACTGAATATGAACACgaaaaagacaaatttaaaaaaagactggcTGCTGCCAGGAGGGTCAGCATAGGCCTTGACATGTGGACAAAAAAAGGACTGACTGCCTCATTCCTTGCTATAAGCGCATGCTACCATTGTGTTGAACAAAGTAAACCTGTGCACATATTGTTGGCCCTTGAACAAGTAGCTCACCCACACACTGCACAGTCTATTAAGGCATGTGTGGACAAATGTATGCAAGAGTGGGCCATACCAAAGGAGAAGATCCTGACTGTAATAACAGACAATGGTAGTAACATGGTGGCAGCCTTTAAAAACACCACAACAGAAGAAACCAGCTCTGAAGATGACTCCCCTGGGTCCTCGATGGAAAGTGACTCTGAAATTGATGACCAGCG GTACCATCATGTCGACATGGAAATGGCCCGGACACCATGCGTGGTGCATACCATACAACTTGTGGTCCACATGACGCAGAAAGAAACAACGGTCAAAAGAGTCCTCGATAAAGCAAGGTCTGTGGTGAGGCTCTTTCGCAAGTCCTCAGTAGCAACACAGAGGTTACTGGACCAGTGTGGTGTTATTGTTGTAAATGACTGCCCCACACGCTGGTCAAGCACATTCAACATGGTCACACGACTCCTCACAGTCAAAGATGCAGTCTGTCAAATCTCAAATGACATGGGATGGGACAGTTTGCTTACTAGTGAGTGGCAAAAGCTTTCATCATTGTATGACCTACTGCTGCCTTTTGCAGAACACACTAAAACCCTACAGAGTGACACTACATCTATGTCCTTAGTGGTTCCTGCCCTCTTTGATCTGCTGAGCCACCTAGCTGACTTTGCAGAGAACACTCGGTACAGAGACCTCGCCACTCTTGCAGAGAAAATGAGAACAAATCTGAACCTACGTTTTGCTTGCCTTTTGGATTCAAACGATGAGAAGTTCTCACCACTTGCAGCAGCTGCCTGCTTTGTCAACCCGACTGTCTGTAAAATACTTGTTAATATTGATGTAGCTGATGGAAATATCCAGGAACTGCTAAAACAGGCAGAAGACTATGTGGTCAAATGCACTTCCCCACACACAAGACAGGAGGACTCAGGACTTCAGGAGTCTGAAGATGATGAAGTTGTTAAGGAACCAGAAGCAGCGCCATCCTCAAAGCAGCCGGTGTTTAGGTTTCTTTCAAAATGCCGTACCACAAGGCCTGAACAGAAAACCTCCACAACCAGCATCAGGCAGCAGATCATTAAGTACAAGGAAGAACTTTCACATCCCATCACTGAGGACACAGGAACAGACTTCTGGCTGGAAAAGAGTGACAATTTTTATCACAGTTTGAAACCTTTTGCATTAGACTTGTTGGCTATGCCAGCTTCTCAAGCTTTTGCAGAAAGGGTATTCAGCATCACAGGTGATCTCACAAGAGGACGGCGCAACAGAGGAAGGGTCAGATTGGAGCGAAGTGCTTTcctcaaaatgaacagaaacaaatag
- the LOC110367692 gene encoding zinc finger BED domain-containing protein 1 isoform X2, translated as MLQLGRKRRVDIWAHFTYDTKDNKTACKPCGAKISGKNTTNLKRHLQTTHPEIHAKIQKTSDDKNDHGGDKASASVTQQTITTAFLTASKYKMDSKEQLVKEQAIARWIGRTGLPLTTCEDEDFIEMMEIIEKKLTIPKKTKISNLVETEYEHEKDKFKKRLAAARRVSIGLDMWTKKGLTASFLAISACYHCVEQSKPVHILLALEQVAHPHTAQSIKACVDKCMQEWAIPKEKILTVITDNGSNMVAAFKNTTTEETSSEDDSPGSSMESDSEIDDQRYHHVDMEMARTPCVVHTIQLVVHMTQKETTVKRVLDKARSVVRLFRKSSVATQRLLDQCGVIVVNDCPTRWSSTFNMVTRLLTVKDAVCQISNDMGWDSLLTSEWQKLSSLYDLLLPFAEHTKTLQSDTTSMSLVVPALFDLLSHLADFAENTRYRDLATLAEKMRTNLNLRFACLLDSNDEKFSPLAAAACFVNPTVCKILVNIDVADGNIQELLKQAEDYVVKCTSPHTRQEGC; from the exons ATGTTACAGCTAGGGCGAAAAAGAAGAGTTGATATCTGGGCACACTTCACATATGACACTAAGGACAACAAGACAGCCTGCAAACCGTGTGGAGCCAAAATATCCGGAAAAAACACCACCAACTTGAAACGGCATTTGCAGACGACTCATCCAGAGATACATGCGAAG ATACAGAAGACGTCTGATGATAAAAATGACCATGGTGGAGATAAAGCTAGTGCTAGTGTAACCCAGCAGACCATCACTACCGCCTTTCTTACTGCTTCTAAGTACAAAATGGATTCAAAGGAGCAATTGGTCAAGGAGCAGGCCATCGCGAGGTGGATTGGACGAACAGGATTACCGCTGACAACATGCGAGGACGAGGACTTTATAGAAATGATGGAGATAATTGAAAAGAAACTAACAATtccaaagaaaactaaaattagCAATTTAGTTGAAACTGAATATGAACACgaaaaagacaaatttaaaaaaagactggcTGCTGCCAGGAGGGTCAGCATAGGCCTTGACATGTGGACAAAAAAAGGACTGACTGCCTCATTCCTTGCTATAAGCGCATGCTACCATTGTGTTGAACAAAGTAAACCTGTGCACATATTGTTGGCCCTTGAACAAGTAGCTCACCCACACACTGCACAGTCTATTAAGGCATGTGTGGACAAATGTATGCAAGAGTGGGCCATACCAAAGGAGAAGATCCTGACTGTAATAACAGACAATGGTAGTAACATGGTGGCAGCCTTTAAAAACACCACAACAGAAGAAACCAGCTCTGAAGATGACTCCCCTGGGTCCTCGATGGAAAGTGACTCTGAAATTGATGACCAGCG GTACCATCATGTCGACATGGAAATGGCCCGGACACCATGCGTGGTGCATACCATACAACTTGTGGTCCACATGACGCAGAAAGAAACAACGGTCAAAAGAGTCCTCGATAAAGCAAGGTCTGTGGTGAGGCTCTTTCGCAAGTCCTCAGTAGCAACACAGAGGTTACTGGACCAGTGTGGTGTTATTGTTGTAAATGACTGCCCCACACGCTGGTCAAGCACATTCAACATGGTCACACGACTCCTCACAGTCAAAGATGCAGTCTGTCAAATCTCAAATGACATGGGATGGGACAGTTTGCTTACTAGTGAGTGGCAAAAGCTTTCATCATTGTATGACCTACTGCTGCCTTTTGCAGAACACACTAAAACCCTACAGAGTGACACTACATCTATGTCCTTAGTGGTTCCTGCCCTCTTTGATCTGCTGAGCCACCTAGCTGACTTTGCAGAGAACACTCGGTACAGAGACCTCGCCACTCTTGCAGAGAAAATGAGAACAAATCTGAACCTACGTTTTGCTTGCCTTTTGGATTCAAACGATGAGAAGTTCTCACCACTTGCAGCAGCTGCCTGCTTTGTCAACCCGACTGTCTGTAAAATACTTGTTAATATTGATGTAGCTGATGGAAATATCCAGGAACTGCTAAAACAGGCAGAAGACTATGTGGTCAAATGCACTTCCCCACACACAAGACAGGAGG GTTGTTAA